From the Anopheles merus strain MAF chromosome 2L, AmerM5.1, whole genome shotgun sequence genome, the window AAAGTGCTACAGCAAGAACCgtaaagagagagacagagagagagagagagagacagtgtgtgtgagtccAGCGAGTGAGTTCCTATTGGGGGGAGTGCTACTTGCTGGATGCTGTGGAGTCGCTCGATCTTTCTCACCCTCGGCCCAGCTCGATCCGCCTCATTCGTGTCCGTGTGCTCGGGGCAGTGCAAAGTGGTGTGTTTCTGCTGCTTCTACTGCTGCTGAGTAAGAATCGTGCCCGTTTCTCCTCCTCGCTTACAATTTGGCCgatggagaaagaaaaagctcCAATgtgatgtgtttgtttggcaGCATTAAGGTAGTGTTTATAATTTATCATAAACACCAAACACATCACTGTGCGAGCGCACAGTGTGACGAAATCCAAATCCAAGCGAGGttggaaagagaaaaagtgaaccaacgaagcaaaaaaacaaaaaagccaaacaaacacacaacaaccaccacgtCAACAAGTCAGTCAAAAAGTCGTCGAAACGCACTTAAAAAGAGTGACAGCAAAATCTCGGCAAACCCAAAACCTGAGCACGGGTTGAATTGAGCAGAGAGAGTGAGGGAGTGAGAGAGCACCACCTCAGAAAACATTAATGGAAGAACAGGAAAGCAAGAGTCTGTGAAGTGTATTAAAGAGAGCTaaaaagagaaatagagagagagagagagcgtaaGCAGACATATGTGAGAGAATGCTCAAGTGTTGAAGTGCTGAACCGGGGCAGGCAAAGGTGCGTAAGTCCGCTCAGCCAGCGGGGGGGAAATAAGGGACGCAGCATAAGGGAGAAACCCCCGAAAAAGGGACATTGAGGCAGGTTGGAGAGGAGGTGGGTGAGTTGCGGCACGCTGGCGGAAGCACAAAACCTGTGTGCGGGCATGGTTGAGGTTCTGTCTGAGGTGGTTTCACCCGTAGAGCTGCGCGAGTTCGGCGGCGGATGGTAATGTTTCGGAGTCCGGAGTCTAGGAAAGAAAGGGGATCACCCATCCCCACCAGAAGGTTCAGAGGTCAGAGGTCACACGAAAATCTGCGCGGTTGCAGGGTTTTAAGCAGTGCGCGGATGGaacacggtgtgtgtgtgtgtgtgtgtttgtgtacgtaAAAGGTGGCCAGAAATATAACGCACCAAACGAGTGCGGGCGACAGTCTCAGATGGACGCACGGCcatcgccaccgccgccaaatCACCCTTCCTTTCAAGAAAGATCGAACTTACCACCCCAACCGCCTTTCGCCCGCCCTCTGCTGCGCGTCGTCGATCGGCAAGTGTGtgcgagtgagagagagagagagagagacagcaaAAAAGTGTGGTTGGCAGCAGCAACTTCGTgacctgttgttgttgttgctgttgttggcgACTGCGCATGTGTGCATGTAGGAAACGaaggaaagaaacacaaaCCCACGAACGAGAGCCGCAAGATATCGTCAGAAAATCTTATGCTCCGTTCATGTTGCGCTGTTTTGCGTGGCCCCGCTAAgaacaagtgtgtgtgtgtgtgttggaatgGGCGTACgtttgagcgtgtgtgtgtgcttgatcACAGTTTGATTTGAGAGTGATTAAATCAGAAAAGCCCAAAAGAGCACGATCAAAGCGCACGATCGGGTGtgtcgaaaaagaaaaacaacgcaATGTCgcaagagtgtgtgtgtgtgtgtcagagagagagagagagagagagagagagagagagagagagagagagaaggcaTTGCAGCATAGAATGATCCGGTGCGACTCGAGTTGATTTGCCATTAATCATGCACCCTTACTCCCTcaacccacccccccccccacaactGTTTGGGTGTGATCTTCCCGCTTTACATGGGCTGCCTCCCTGGTGATCAACGTCACAACGCCTGCGGATGACGTTTACACATTCAACTGCACCGTGCAGGCGATGGAAGAAGAAacagagagaagagagaaggaaagagagagagagagagagagagagagagagagcgatcaaaagagcaggaaaaagtaaaaaaaggtcccctcgagcgcgcgcgcgtgtgtgtgtgtgtgcgttaggGGTTTGCTGAATTAGCAAATAAGCATTGGTGATGCGTGCAAACAACCCCCCCACCCGGGAGGGGGTAGTGAGTGGGCCACCCATACACTTTaggacactttttttttgttaaattacttcttttgttgttgttgttgacggAGACGCAATTCTatcactcccccccccccccccctcccacctcCCAGTTGTTGTTGCCCATTAAAGTTGCGTtgcacaaaaagggggttgGTTGATCGATCGCGCATCGATGGcgaccacacaaacacacccacccaACAAGcactattgtgtgtgtgtgtgatggttaGTACAATCGTACTAAAAGCCACCCccatctccctctctctctctcgtttcaCCCCTTTTCCAACCCCGTTTTAAACGGTAGTTCAATTCTTCCCAACCCAAACCCTTGCTCGTACTGCAAGTGCACGCATTTTCGCGagccagcacacacacacatacacgcgcgggatcgcacacacacacactccatgTTGGCGTCTtgtctctcacacactctggtttcagctttttttttcttttacgtGATCCAAAAGGGGCGCAAATGCGACTACGTAGACAGCAACAGACAGACAGCAGAAGTACGCACTGTGCTGGCCACTGTTGCTTGCTCTAAGCTGTACGTAGTAGTAGATTCCCACCCCTTcgatcgctctctctctctctctctctctctctctctctctctctctctctgctatGCGCTTCGCTGTactagtggtagtagtaggcGCTGATTTCCCGtttgcaaacagcagcaaagaCGCACTCCGCCGTCCAACCCCACGAGAGCGCGAGAGAtcatgtatgtgtgcgtgagagagagagagagagagagagagagagagcaagcgaGTGAGAGCGTAATTCCAACACGCAGATTGAGCAGTTTTGTTGAGACGGGGGGAGGCGACACACAGCACCAACAGGCAGCTTTATTCGTTCGCGGGTACGCAGCCAGAGTAGAGCGTCGCCGTGTGTGTCGATCTCGAGATCCGCTCCGGCTcgcctgtttttttctttgctttggaCGGCGAAAGAAGggatttttgtttcgcttcttCAGCTTGGTGATCGAGTTTTCGGATTCAGGAACATATTACTTCAATCGAATCCGATCCAGTTTGCGTTGCGTTCAATGGAAAATTGTGTTTGAAAGGTGATTAGCTTTCGAGTGTGTTTGTTGAAAGTTGTGGTGTGCCATTCTGGGCTAATCGCAGTGCTGGTGGCTTGGACGATCAATATTACGTGATATTGTGTATTACACTCGTACGAACAGCTCCCGCGTGATTTTGAGCCgaaaagtgaaacaatttcgtttgcttgcgtttgcgttgCAAGCAAAACATTTTAACTAATCATAGCAAAAattacaaagcaaaaaaacacatatttaAGCATAGTAGGAAGATCCAACGTGTCTTGCCAAGTGCTTCCATAATGAAGTAAATTATTCtcactctgtctctctctccccccatTTGGAATAGCAGATCCCGACCAGCACGACGAGCCGTGTGTGCTGTGCAGTTGCTGGTGATTTAGTTGtgaatctgtgtgtgtgcaaatgatgattaaagaagaagaagaaaaaataatgttttgcaGCCGAAtgcgtctgtgaatgtgtgcatcCAGTGTCTGTGAAGTCGGTGCAGaaattgaagtaaaaaaataattgaaaacaagcggtaacgaaaacaacaacaaaaaaacggtgcAACAAAACATCAGCCGAAAGGGCGCTGCGAAAACTTGTTCCTGCTAAACCGTTGCGCTGCCAATCCAAGCAGCCACCGTCAACTCCAGCAGTAGCAGCCAAGGCAGCAGCATCCCAGAGCTCGCCAGAGTGCTCCCTCGTTCCCCAACGGGCATCCCGCTGAAAGGCGCGCCAGTGTGAAAGATTCTAACGAAGCAAGCCGtgcgctcgctctctcgcagCCCGGCCTCGGTACGGAGCATCCCCCCAcaacatacacatatacacacccaaacacaccaaGGTCCACACACCGGGACCTCAAGTGAAAAACCTGAATTCCCGCACCAAACCAAACGTCTCGGCGCACTGTTGGGTCGGGACGCCTAAAAGAGTTCGGCTTGGTTTGTCTGTATTCTTTCCTCCTTCTTCGGCGTTAGCAAAGTGATcgtgtgagtgcgtgcgtgctttTGTGCTGTGTTGATTTCGCGTGCGTGCGTACAAAATGGCATTCAACGGTGGTGCAGCGGGCAGCGGCAATGGCagtgcagcggcagcagcagcagccgccgccgttGCAGCGGTGGCCGCCGACGAGAACGAGTCGACCGGCgcgaacaagaagaagaacctGATCATACTGGTCGACAAGGATTCGAACGATAAGCTGAACGAGCTGTTCGACAAGGCGCTCAGCAACAAGGTGCCGCTCCAGATACCGTACCGCATGCGCAAGCTGCCCGAATCCTTCTTCATGCCGCCGTCGTCCGGCTCCAAGTCGCCGTCCGTGTCGCACTCGCGGGAAAACTCGGCCGACTCGGCGTTCGGCTCCGGCACGACCATACTCGGCGGGGTGGCGGGCGTGGCGGCGACCGGCCCGAACGGGCTGCCGATCCATCACAGCCGCGCGCACAGCAGTCCCGCCTCGCTCGGCAAAATCCCGGGCGGGATGAGCGGGCTCGGCGGGGGTGCGGTGGccgcggcggccgccgccgccgctgcagcCGCTGCCGCCGGCGGCAATGGTGCCGGTGGCGgtagtggcggtggtggtggaggtggtggtggtgggactGGTGGAACTGGGGCGGCCGGTGCCAGCAAATCGGCCGCCGCacaggcggcggcggcggccgtgGCCGCCCAGAACGATGCGACCAGCCTGGGGGCGGCCGTGCTGCAGCAGGCGGCCCTGTCCAAGGCGGCGATACAGCATCTGCACAGCCGGGGCCGCTCGTACGACGTGTCGAACCTGCACGCGAACTTTGGCGAGCTGCCGCCGGGCTGGGAGCAGGCGAAAACACAGGACGGGCGCATCTACTACATCAAGTAAGTACACGGGCAGTGGCAGGGTGTATGGCTTCCCGCGTGAGATTGTTCTCCAGGTGGGATGGGTGGGCAAACaacgggggaggggggggggggaccagGGGCAGCTACCGACCCGAAGACAGTTGGGTGGCTTCGTTGAAGGTCGCACTCGGTGGTCTTCACTTTGGCAGCGTCAGCTGCAGCAAAACCCACCCTTTGTTCCCAAGGTCTCGCTCTCGTATGCTCTCTTTAATCATGGGATCAAGTTTAGTGGGATCAGTGACAGGAACAAACAGCTTGACACTTCGCCTACCTCAAGAAGTGCAACTAATCCCGCACCCTTCAGCACAAACCATCGATTTCTAACCGCCTTTTACTGCAATGAAAACAACTACCCCAATCGTGGTGTTGCCGTCTTGGAGCACtcaaaaagctataaaaagaTGAGATAAACATCCATAAAGAACTCTGGCTCGACTTGCTGCTAgttattaatttaatatacCTCCCCCTCCCTTGTTTAATGACACACCATAAACTGGTTCGATTCACGTGCAGCACCACCCAGTGTGGGTCCTCGAAACTACGACTCCTCTCTGCCACTCTCGCAAAACTGTCAAGTATCGCAGCTTTGCGCCATCTCCTCTCGCACCAAGTGCGCTGGCCGGGTACTTCGCTTCGAAGGGCGGCACAATTTGGCTCTTTGTTTACAACCCCCGTTCCGCTGTACCGTGTACGATTGCGTCAAGTCACGCCGTCACGCAAAACAGGGCggcgcaaaaacaaaagcagagGAAAAAGAGCAGACGCTAAAACCGAACGCGCAACCGCACCGGAAAACCCATAATTTGGCACGCTTGGACACATGCACCGATGGGCACATATGTGCACAAGTGTTTTCACACGTCTTGCGACGGGTGCCCTGTGCATCGAACGGAGCAAATCGAACGgaacctacacacacacacacacacacacacacacacacacacacacacagacagctctctgtttgtttgtttgaatcaTGTGAAGACTTCGTTTTGGTTGCTCCATTCCGGGCAACAAGCATAATTAAACCATTCACCAAGGCAGAACTAAGGCAGAACCGCCAACGAGCGCGACGACTTGTACCGAGTGGAGATGGGACCAGTTTGAAGGTCAAAAGGGGGTTCTTTTGCCGTGAaacaatagttttttttttttggcaagaCACTTTCCCACATTTGGGAAGTTGTCCAGGTTCGAATTCCAGAACACAATCGAGAAGAAGAATGAGTGCACTCACACCTGTGCAATCTTGCTGCTTTCCAAACGATCATTCACGTGTCTGATAGTGTGCGGGAGATTGTGTGGATGACGGCGTTGTTCAAGCCTCACGTGTTGGGCAACGTTGGGCACTCTGGGGGAGCGAACAGAGAGCACTCCACAGGATAGACGCGTCAAGAGCGTACCCGAGGGTTGTGCACGACGGATGCACGTGTCTCGGTATCCGATACTCTGcgtcgtctgtgtgtgtgtgtgtgtgtgtgtgtgtgtgtgtgtgtgtgtgtgtgtgtgtgtgtgtgtgtgtgtgtgtgtgtgtgtgtgtgttcaagcAGATGATCAAGATGGGTTATTTCGAACCGCACACTCGGCTGGCCGTTGACCGTTtcttatcgttttttttttttttcaagagcCGCAGATCATCAAGAAGATTCGATCGTGCGCTCTCTTCAGATGGTCTATCGGATAAGCCGTCGCGTTGAATTGGATTGATAAAGGGTTTCACCTGGTCAAAGTTCGCGCTCCGGCGAGGGTTGGGCATGAGTTTGATTAACATTGAGATTGATAGTGCGAAGGGAGGTCCCACACTGTCTGCGGGCTAACCCTTCGTAACGAGCGTCTTTCGATGCGATGAAGAGTGCGCTGGAGGAAGCAAAAGGGTTCGCCCCAGTCGTACCACCTTCTCAATACAATCTCCCTTTTTTCCATTCTCTTCCTACGTACGCGTACGCTCTAATGAAGTTTAATTGGCCAAGGAACACCTCCGTATGCACGTATGCAAAACAGATTGTTGGTTATTACCAGCTCTCCCCGATCGACGTTCGGAGCACATAGGAAGTTCTACTTCTTACACAGCATGCAAATAAGTGTGTGTCTCCATCTCAATGTCTCTCGCTTCTATCTCCTGTTCACTCCGGTCGTGTTATCCGGTTTGTCCTCGCTGGAAGCGCCTTACGCTCCCTAACGGTACCCGTGGCCCCGGGTCTGCTGCTAATAATcataattgaaaaatattaactcgcccgctgctgctgctgctaccccGTTAAGTGGTGGGGCTGGGTGGGATGGGCTATCGCGATCGTTTTGACATGGGCGCTATTTACAAGAGCACCAAAGCCTTCCTTCCACACTATCGGGTCCGCCGACATCAACCACCCGGTCCGTTTGATCGTGGCAGTGACCTCACGTTGACGGAAATAGAAGATGCTGTAACGCACCATGCCGCCCCATGCCTCTTTCTTCCAACCGATGGTCcagttccccccccccccccacaccccTTCCTTCTAATTTTGATCAGAAGaattgtgtgtctgttttttgttttgattggaaGTGGAACCCGTGTCTTACACGGGGACTTCCGATAGAGGGTCTTTCCCCGTTGATTTGCTGATAGGGTCAGTGGGCTTGGAACTTCTAGGGTGTGTGTTACGGAGTAATATCTCACAGACACAAACGAAtcgaaacaaacaagaaactACAACAACTTACTGTCATCATCACCGACCTGATAAGATAACATTTGCTTACTTTTCGGCGGTTTTCACTCAAGGTGACGCGACTTTTGATAATGGCTTGTGGGTTGTGGTGGTGTCGGCCAAGCaaggaaaaacaatcaaacgagACCACAACCTGGAAcgagagtttatttttttgtttcatcgaGAGGTCATCGAAATGGGATCATCACCTTGGAGTGTGTTTCGTTTGATGTTTGAGGGATTTTGCCGGGGAAGCCGAAAACCAGgccaattatttttaattaaacgctCCAAGCGCTCCTCGCGGTCATCACACTTCATTAGGCTGCTCCGGGGGCGCTCATTAACCTCTGCCTCTGCTGCTGGCCTTTCAGTGCCGCAATGGGGAAGCCCGCGCTTTCTGCGCTTCTGGACAGGGGTAAATATTTGTCTCCTTTTCTGCTTTCCACCGCTGCCACAGATGAGATGCAGAAAGTGTGCATTAGGTTGAGCCGttttatgtaaatatgtaTCCTGCACTGGAGCACGGACCAGCATCTCGCAGCTCGGACACAGGAATTAATAATTAAcaccaaccaaacacacacacacactcacacaccgcaAGTACCGGTGCGTCAAGTGGCTTTGCCGCTTACTGCACACTAAGAACTATTTACCTTTCCGCAGCCGGGGATCTAACACGAGCTCGTCCTGAACAGTTCTCGGAAAGCGTTCTCGGGTCCGTCCGTCAGCTGGAATGTGAAGTTCGTCGGTTACCTGGCGTGGCGTTATTGGTGTGGTGTGGCCACCAGAGCAAGCAGGAGAGTCGTCCAGACAAGAGTCTTTCGTGCACTGGCAAGCCCTGCAGGTACACACAGCCACTGCCAGCCCGTTTCCCTTCCCCCAAAGCAGCCGCAGTTCTTAAGCGCAATGAATCAGCAAAACGATTATTACtgtgtcccccccccctcactgTTTGCGCCCTCTCCTTTTACGCTCCGTGATGTACAGCACAGCAGGCACATGTGAAATTCTGGCCCCGGGTTCGGTGCGCGTAACCGGATACGGCAGGAATGTACCGTGAAATGATGGACCCTATGGGAAACACAAAACCCATGCCTCCCCAACGCATGGAGCAGGCGGCAAAGAAGGAGCCTGCGAAGAAGCTTCCACAACTCTTCTGCTTCCACAAATCGCAATCGTTTCAGCCAGAGTACTTGCCAGTCCaaagacctttttttttgtgccgctCAAGACACCATTCAAGCCGATGGTTTGATGCTTCATTTTGAGTTCTTTGCTGTCTTAGACTCGGCTAGTGTACATGCGCGGTGTGTTAGCCTTATCTCATTGATCGATTGATCGTTTGTTAGGGTGGTGGAACACCacctgacacacacacacacacacacacccaagtgCGTCATCCAGATTTGGAGGTGAATTATGTGaaggtttggtttttttttttttaattcaatttcccAAAACCTGAACCTTCCTCGGGATCTCAGGCTAATTGCGATCGAGCAAGATCGACAAATGCAACCATCTGTCTTAAACGCCTTTTGTAAGGTGTTTGCTTTTTGGTTTGTCTTTACGGGTTTTCGGGACCACTCTACCGTGAGTCATAACGATTGTTTACCGCGGGACGGGCGCGCGCGTTAATCACATTCGGCCTGCTTCAATTCCCACGGCACACAGCGTGCCGATCGTAAATTATTGTTTGCCTAGAACGGACCGCGCGTAAAGACGTCACTTCCGACAGCAAGACAACGAACCGACACCGGGTGGAAGCGtctgaagcattttttttttttttcggagcaATTATTCCATAAATTCGTTCCGATTCAATCCATTTTACGGCTTGGTGCGCTTGGCTGTAGTGTGTTAGTGGGTTGTGGGGTAGTGTGACAGGTTGCTTCTTGGAAAACGGAAAGATCTCTGGGGATGCCAGAGAGAGAAgggggagtgggggggggggtttataAATCCATCATACGCAATAACAAGACTAGTGACGTGACGGATAGATCGTCATCCGAGTCAAAATAGCTGCTAACGAGTGGAGTTGGGGGAGGTGCCCAGTTCAGCCAAAAAGGATAATAAAGGAAACAAGCTTAAGCATGTTTTGCATTCCGCTCCATTCTCCCCAGGGTTCAAGTATGCCAGGAATTTGGACAATTTGGACACCACTTTGGGGCCGCTGTTGAGAGGAACCTACTTTCTGTGTTggcgtttttttattattattattcgcGAAAATATTATCTTGTCGGTCGGGTTTCCCCCACTTACACCGGAATTGGCATGCGGCGGGGGGAAAACTGAGCGACCATTTTATTGCCTGTTCACATGGGTGTGAGTAAGTGTTGTTTTCCACTGCTCACCCAGacccagttttgttttttcccccgaaATTCGTCAACTGCGTTGTTTTCCGGCACGATGTTTATTAGCACTCGTTTGGctacatttaattttttcactTCTGAGAGTGAAAGCGACGTAGTACCAATCGGAGGACAAACAAGCTCCGGCAGGTAGGcgcctttgaaatatttccatCAGTCATTTGGATCCTTTTCGTAGAATTTTCGCTGCGCTGGGTCTATTTTCACGATaggcaagaaaaaaacaaaatcgttcTCAGTTTTCCCCGTAGCCACGAGAGGAAAAAGGAGgtgaaaaacagcaaacaaattttaatCGCCCTCTTACTGAGTATGCCAATTCGCCGTGACACAACCAAACGGACGATCGCTGTGCCGGTATATACACATTTTTtgaaactcacacacacataccttaAGGTATGATTTGGAGCGTTGTTTTAAGAATTAATAAAATCACGATCAACGGCAACCACCACGCGTTACATGATACACCCGCTCGGTGCGTTTGTCGGTGCGCAATGGCCCCGGGCCCGCGGTGTAACCGCATCAGCATAAAGCTTTGCGCGGAAAATGTGTGCCGAAAAGGACAATGCCGCTGAGGGGGGTGGGgtgttgtacaaaaaaaaattgcaataaatttaTGGCGGACCctccccgcacacacacacacacacacacagagcgtgTAAACTGATAGTCGACACTGGGCACTGGGTAGTTAATCGGTGTTGATCGTTCTAGCGACACTAATTAAACCGCACCGAGGGCGATCGAGGGCGTCCGAAACGGCGAAAAATGCGCCCGAAATATGAACCGCTGTTGTTTGTGGCACCGGGTGGGGTTTTTATGATATCGGGATCGGTTAGGTAACGTTTTAGCAATAAACCGCACTTTCGTCCGCATTCAAAACAACCGAATCGAGTTTTACTGCTGCACATTTAGCGCGCGCGTTCGGGAGCGGACGTGAAATGTGTCTTTTTTCGCTCGGTGATGGTTGATGCGAGTTTTATGGCAAGCAAGTTCCATAATGCTGTAACGGGTTTTGATTAGTTGCCCCCCCTCCCTGTTTATCTTTGGCAAAGGGAAAACACCGTTCGAACGGTGATGTTTTCGGCCGGTGCTGTGTGCTTTCTCACTTCCGCCCACGAGACTTACACCGGCAGTGCGGTTTGTATTTCACGATCACCTGTCGCGGCCAAAGGCGGTGTTGACATGGGGCTAAAAATATACCTTCACCCCTCCACCACACCCTCGTTCCACCCCCTTGGGTGGGTGATCTACGCCGTCCAGCAACTATCTAAACGCTATTGCGACAGAAGCATCAGGCTTCTACGTCATGCGAGGTTGGATAGAACACGGAAATATGGTGACGATCATTTTATGCATGTCCCATCCGCCATCGCGCAAAACAAACTACTCTACACTTAGGGATGTGCATACAGAGTATTCAGTGAATCAGATGACTCTTTTGATAGCTTAAAATTCAAATAGTAAGAGATGATAAGTTAAGTTAGAGATGATGATTTGAGTCGTGATTTGAACAGATGTAACGAAAAGATGTAACATGCTTTTGGGTGGCTATTTCCATCACTGTTGTACACGCTTACCATATGTTTgtaagcacacaaaaacagccTATTTATGCAGCAAAGACCGGTTTTGACTGCTTATATTACAAGTTTAAAATTATATGTCATTAATGGTCTTGACAGGAGATCACTTTTGCAGACTATGGAACACAAAGAATCGTCTCATCGTCACAGTTCCCGGTTGCTCTTCTAAACCAATA encodes:
- the LOC121591329 gene encoding transcriptional coactivator YAP1 isoform X1, whose protein sequence is MAFNGGAAGSGNGSAAAAAAAAAVAAVAADENESTGANKKKNLIILVDKDSNDKLNELFDKALSNKVPLQIPYRMRKLPESFFMPPSSGSKSPSVSHSRENSADSAFGSGTTILGGVAGVAATGPNGLPIHHSRAHSSPASLGKIPGGMSGLGGGAVAAAAAAAAAAAAAGGNGAGGGSGGGGGGGGGGTGGTGAAGASKSAAAQAAAAAVAAQNDATSLGAAVLQQAALSKAAIQHLHSRGRSYDVSNLHANFGELPPGWEQAKTQDGRIYYINHNTRTTTWEDPRITAMQESLFQQQSSVETLFNTGSQTLLSPTISSPTPTNNVVFPDTIQMTNDNLAQPSNAAPPAAMLTGSNVDLGPLPEGWEEGITEKGERYYINHATRSTTWRDPRLSNQDWAVQEQTVRLYNLQLERERLRKRQQEIKSHMGDDPFLSGIADHARQESGDSGLSESSMTQSMPHTPEFLSSIDDSMDGLSMTDNTMDTIAFGDNLETPDEFMLDDPLLLEKIDAVTNLSLMDPTSSKPDNTLYDII
- the LOC121591329 gene encoding transcriptional coactivator yorkie isoform X3, with protein sequence MAFNGGAAGSGNGSAAAAAAAAAVAAVAADENESTGANKKKNLIILVDKDSNDKLNELFDKALSNKVPLQIPYRMRKLPESFFMPPSSGSKSPSVSHSRENSADSAFGSGTTILGGVAGVAATGPNGLPIHHSRAHSSPASLGKIPGGMSGLGGGAVAAAAAAAAAAAAAGGNGAGGGSGGGGGGGGGGTGGTGAAGASKSAAAQAAAAAVAAQNDATSLGAAVLQQAALSKAAIQHLHSRGRSYDVSNLHANFGELPPGWEQAKTQDGRIYYINHNTRTTTWEDPRITAMQESLFQQQSSVETLFNTGSQTLLSPTISSPTPTNNANQDWAVQEQTVRLYNLQLERERLRKRQQEIKSHMGDDPFLSGIADHARQESGDSGLSESSMTQSMPHTPEFLSSIDDSMDGLSMTDNTMDTIAFGDNLETPDEFMLDDPLLLEKIDAVTNLSLMDPTSSKPDNTLYDII
- the LOC121591329 gene encoding transcriptional coactivator YAP1-A isoform X2, which encodes MAFNGGAAGSGNGSAAAAAAAAAVAAVAADENESTGANKKKNLIILVDKDSNDKLNELFDKALSNKVPLQIPYRMRKLPESFFMPPSSGSKSPSVSHSRENSADSAFGSGTTILGGVAGVAATGPNGLPIHHSRAHSSPASLGKIPGGMSGLGGGAVAAAAAAAAAAAAAGGNGAGGGSGGGGGGGGGGTGGTGAAGASKSAAAQAAAAAVAAQNDATSLGAAVLQQAALSKAAIQHLHSRGRSYDVSNLHANFGELPPGWEQAKTQDGRIYYINHNTRTTTWEDPRITAMQESLFQQQSSVETLFNTGSQTLLSPTISSPTPTNNVVFPDTIQMTNDNLAQPSNAAPPAAMLTGSNVDLGPLPEGWEEGITEKGERYYINHATRSTTWRDPRLSNQDWAVQEQTVRLYNLQLERERLRKRQQEIKSHESGDSGLSESSMTQSMPHTPEFLSSIDDSMDGLSMTDNTMDTIAFGDNLETPDEFMLDDPLLLEKIDAVTNLSLMDPTSSKPDNTLYDII